The following are encoded in a window of Etheostoma cragini isolate CJK2018 chromosome 7, CSU_Ecrag_1.0, whole genome shotgun sequence genomic DNA:
- the ctnnbip1 gene encoding beta-catenin-interacting protein 1 → MNREEAPGKSPEDMYIQQKVRVLLMLKKMGSNLTPSEEAFLRNYAGVVHSQMSQLPQHNIDQGAEDVVMAFSRSETEDRRQ, encoded by the exons ATGAACCGCGAGGAGGCCCCAGGGAAGTCTCCTGAAGACATGTACATCCAACAGAAAGTGCGGGTCTTGCTCATGCTAAAGAAAATGGGATCAAAT CTTACGCCCAGTGAAGAGGCTTTTCTCCGGAATTACGCAGGTGTGGTCCACAGTCAGATGAGCCAGCTACCACAGCACAACATAGACCAGG GTGCAGAGGACGTGGTGATGGCGTTCTCCCGGTCAGAGACGGAGGATCGCCGACAGTGA